One window of Flavobacterium ammonificans genomic DNA carries:
- a CDS encoding site-specific integrase, whose protein sequence is MKTTIDNFNGVVRFAFKDPVYMLEASKKKESLIFLHFSYGARFKYSTGYKSCFENWDFDKQKIKETKSNIINAREVNEFLSNIENAIKKEYSRLIAENIIVTNEVLKQFLDNFLNKNVKSEKIAPITFFDFADAYLELKKKGITKITYTSYNQTLKKVKAFSESNNIKVDFNSFDKSFALSFITYLEELDFALNTITKHLKNLKTFLIEANRKKFIDNVDFNLSDFNLKAEETTAIYLTDNELELMLNKDLSKYPELELARDIFLIGCYTGQRISDYNGLTKESIKRINGVDYFKIKQKKTKAEVQCPITKEIREIMDERHVGNPPKKMFEQLLNRCIKEVGQAIELNEPIEFSITRGGVEVKDFIPKYKLIHSHTARRSFCTNMYKKKMPVFDIMHFSGHKTEREFYKYIRIQGEERASHIVGQGFFNV, encoded by the coding sequence ATGAAAACAACTATTGATAATTTTAATGGGGTAGTTAGATTTGCTTTTAAAGATCCAGTATATATGCTTGAAGCATCTAAGAAAAAGGAAAGTTTGATTTTTCTCCATTTTTCGTATGGGGCACGTTTTAAGTACTCAACTGGTTATAAGTCATGTTTTGAAAATTGGGATTTTGATAAACAAAAGATCAAAGAGACAAAATCGAATATTATTAATGCAAGAGAGGTAAATGAATTTTTGAGTAATATTGAAAACGCTATTAAAAAAGAGTACTCTAGACTTATTGCTGAAAATATCATCGTCACTAATGAAGTTTTAAAACAATTTTTGGACAACTTTTTAAACAAAAATGTTAAAAGTGAAAAGATTGCCCCAATTACTTTTTTTGATTTTGCCGATGCTTATCTTGAGTTAAAGAAGAAAGGTATTACTAAAATCACATATACATCTTATAATCAAACTTTAAAGAAAGTAAAGGCTTTTTCGGAGTCAAACAATATAAAAGTTGATTTTAATAGTTTTGATAAATCGTTTGCATTGAGCTTTATAACATATTTAGAGGAGCTTGATTTTGCTCTGAATACAATTACAAAACATTTAAAAAATTTAAAGACATTTCTTATAGAAGCCAATAGAAAGAAGTTTATAGATAATGTTGATTTTAACTTGTCTGATTTTAATTTGAAAGCCGAAGAAACAACAGCTATTTATTTAACAGATAATGAATTGGAATTGATGCTAAATAAAGATCTTTCTAAATATCCTGAACTTGAATTGGCAAGAGATATTTTTTTAATTGGATGTTACACAGGTCAAAGAATTAGTGATTATAATGGATTGACTAAGGAATCTATAAAGCGAATTAATGGGGTTGATTATTTCAAAATTAAACAGAAAAAAACAAAAGCCGAGGTACAGTGTCCAATTACAAAGGAGATTCGAGAGATAATGGATGAGAGGCATGTTGGGAATCCTCCTAAAAAAATGTTTGAGCAATTGTTGAATCGTTGTATAAAGGAGGTAGGACAGGCTATTGAATTGAATGAGCCTATTGAGTTTTCAATCACAAGAGGAGGTGTAGAAGTAAAAGATTTTATTCCCAAGTATAAATTAATACACTCGCATACTGCTAGAAGAAGTTTCTGTACAAATATGTATAAAAAGAAAATGCCGGTGTTTGATATAATGCATTTTTCGGGACATAAAACCGAGAGAGAATTTTATAAGTACATTAGAATTCAAGGAGAAGAAAGGGCTTCTCATATTGTAGGTCAAGGTTTTTTTAATGTTTAA